The genomic interval GTTTGAGACCAAAGAGAAGGCCGACACGATGACGCAATATCTGCAGAATGCCGGATACACGAAATTCGACTTCTGGACGTCTGGGAATAAACTCGGCACCGATATGTTCCTGTGGATGAGCACCGGGTTGCCCTTCAACGCGACCTTCGACTACATGAAAAAACTCCCCGGACGCAGCGAGACCGACGTACCCCGAGGAACCGAACCCCAGAGAATAGCGAGAGAGAGGTGAGGGACGGGgagtttgtttattttttttactttttcctattttcgatcgtattttcgttcatttcgaCGTTCGTTTTACAGCGGCGAGAGCGGGAGCGTCGATGGATGCGTATCCATGAAAGCACCGACTTTGGAATGGGTAGCCGAGGACTGTACCGTATTCAAAGATTTCATCTGCGAACAAACGAGATGCTATTACTACAACTACGGCAGCATTCCAGTCTCGGCGACACAGGGGTAAGAGGTGAGACATGTATTTAGAtacaagaaaagaaattgaaatcaaacaCCCGTACACCCGATGGGGACTCGTTGCGTTTTCGCACAGAGCTCGTCGGACGGTGGTGCATCGACGACGAATTGTTGAGAAATGATTATCCGAAGATTTCGCGAACAAGTTTTTCTGATCAGCTCGTTTGGTCCTCAGCAATCGTCGGCCATATCTCACGACCACCACTGACGCTAGTTCGGTcgtggaagaagaaaacgaagacaAAGCATCCACGGACGACAACGCTTCAACATCGGACGACAAATATCAAGAAAAAGTGTCCGAAGATCCTATCGTAAACAGACTGGTAACCGCTGTTCCCGCTTCCGCGTCAGCCTCCGTTACCGCGAGCGCAACGGAAGCCGAATCCCCGATAACCATCGAacgtaatgaaaatttggaaacatCAGGCGAGGGTGAACAGGGCGAAGGGGACGACGTGATTGCATTGGCCGAGAAACACGCGGCGCCCGAAAATATCCCCGACATCACCAGCTTGTTCGCAACTAGGAAAGATTCCGTATTCGACGGACTCGAAACGCGCGAGGTTCGCCCGATCCTAGCAAATTCCGCGGTTCAAACGGTACGGGAAAATTACAACGATTACGAGACGGCGGAAACCGGATTGCCGGATAACGCTTTGGAAGACGCCCACACCGTCGGACCGTACGACGACACGCGGCACGATTACGTCAACGATCAACCTGCCCAGGAGGAACCCGAAGCACCGCTGCAGCGGGACGACGATACCAGCACCATTCTACCGGAAGCGGAACCAGCGTACAGGTACAATATCAAAGTCCGCTCAAATGGAAAAGTATTAGATCCTCCGTCCAACTAGCAAAAGTTGTAGTTTTAGGGATTTCAATGATTCTTTGTCgattaaaaagaaatagaaaaaaagcccTCGACAAAGAAAgggaagtgaaaattaatggaaACTGTATATGTTTAAGTACGTGAAAAAGACGAAACGATTTTAGCTATTAGGGTTGTTTAAGCGTGTATAATCCGTTAATCATTTgtctttgattttcaataataGTAACGTTGGATTAAATTGAAGACGGCGATACGCGTCGATGTCGCGGTTGTCAGACGCGAATATGACAGAGTTATCATTTTCCGTCCAGAAGACGGGGAATGTGAAACAGCCGCGTTTCACCGTGTCGGTTCGCCGGTCTTCTATTAActtttttgcaatttcaatGTCGACTGTAAATGTTTCGATCGGTTGCTCGAGGATTTTTCATCAGCCTCCGAAAGAAAAACTCCCCGACACACGATGGGGGTAATTATTACACATAGAATAAGTGGTACGATAGATCCGGTAATGGTCTAAAAATCTCCGACGACCGATGGCAATTGCAGTCTGAAGAATGTGACGGTCCATCGTACGTGTTTATCGTCGAATCATACGTTTGCAAGACAGACGTTATTGTCTGCAACGAGAAGAGATTTGATCCGATCGTAAATTGCGGCGAGACGTCTCCGTCATCCGAACGtatcgttcgatcaatcgtaAGGTTATAGATTAAATTAAGTTCGCCCCGATAAATTTTCTGGACTCTGTCGAGACAACCTCATTACGCACAACGCAATCGATTTGCGTACCTACATTATTGtaatattgtacgtacctatcaCCGATGCGAGTGAGAAATTTGTATGACTGAAAATCAATAAAGGTATTACTACATTTTCTACGCGGCCAAGactatttttacaatttcgaaCCCACGaccgacgaagaagaaggagatcGCACACGCTTCGAAATTCGCCTACTTACCACCCATTGACGACACCCTCGATGTTCAACATCGGAACAACCTTGAAAACGTAATCGTCTCTCAGGCTATTGGCGTAGATCGAATTCCCGATAAGTGCTTCCAGGGTGCCGTGCATAACCCAAGATGCGTTGCTCTCACCCGGATGAACTCTCGAACTGAGGAAAATTATCTTCCGCTTCTGAAAGATCAAGAGATGAcgttcgttggaaaaattgttgGCTTTGTTCGGGCGTTCCGATTACCTGTATAGGGTTGCTTTTGGAATCCGGAGCGGTAATGGTCAGCAGAGGATTTTGGTTTCCATTCAGGGTATCGCAGAGCGATTCGGCACGGAAATAAATACTCGATGATTGCAGTTTTCTCGACCACCTCCAAATATTCGCCATCAGTTGACTGTAGGTGTATGGAAAATGGTATGCCAGGTAACAGACGTCGTACGAATGTTGAAATGTTACGGTGAACGATGTTGTGtagtaatttttctctttgcccGGTCTCCGGTAGCAATTTCTGTAATAGCAAATATCCGTTCCCGTTCTCACCCACCCGGCTCTGCCGAGTTGTGCTTCTTTCACGCTGAACAAAATTGGCTGCATTCCAAAATTGAACTGCGAATTCGCTTTCTCGCAGTTTATTATGTTAAACGTGTAGGGAACATTTGACTCCATGTTCGAGACCTCGAAATAAAACCACTGGTGCCTAGAAATGCCGTTGACGTCCGGCGTCAAAATCAGATCGTACTCGCTGGAGCCAATCTACAAGGGAAACGGTCCGATTTTTATGGTACAGGTAAAAACCGCCGCTCGATCACACTCATATGTTCACCTGTACAGCTTTTCTCAAGTTTCCACTTTCGAACCGAGACTCGAACTGCAACTGTTTGGATTCGCTGGATCGTTTCCCGacccttttttcatcccggTTGCAGAGAAGACGCTGAGGTGCTCCAACGCCGCTTTGAACCGAAAAACTAACAGCGACCTGATCAAAGTCGTAACACGTCTCTTGCATCAGAGTCCCGGGGTGAAGCCCCCGATCGACGCAGGTCAGTAATTTGGATCGACATACTTTTCGATCTTTGCCGTTCAGCGGCGCAGCCTTGCCCAGACCACAGCCGCCTACCAAATCTGGATAGGCAACCTTGAGGAAAGTTATAACGCTTTTCACCGTACTCGCCACAGTACAGTAAGCGTGTTGTTCGCTCACGTGAGGCGACATATTCTCAAATGTTTTCAACCCATCGACGACACCCGCTTGTCCGCTTTTGTTCGATCCATTTTCCACTGTTTTGCCGGGGCCTTCTGCCAagttcgttttcattttacttgaCTTAGGGATCAGATTGCCCGGAGAATCGCCGCTGGATTCGTTCGACGCTTCAGGGGCTGTCCCGGCGGACGCGGTCAGCTGAACTTGAAGGCTACCGAATTCGCGAAAAAAGGATTTGTACCTGGAAGCGAATTCGTTACGAGGCATCCCGTTGAGATCGATTCAAAAATAAGGCCGGACAGCGTTCAACTTACGCGACAAGATCCTCTTCGGATCTCTGGGAACTCGTAACGTCGGCGAAGAATTTGGATTCCTCGTTCTCGTCGGGGCGGTTGTTGATTTGTTTCCGTCTCGGTTTGCACGAGTTATCTTcgctctcgtcgtcgtcgtcgtcgtcgtcgtcgtcgcaggACCCGATATCGCTGCACAATCTACCTAGGGAGGCGACGCTGTTCATCTGACTGTCGGCGTCGCTCTCGCTTTCCACGCTATTCGTGATCCGAACTTTCGGTTCCGGCAAAACGAATCTGGTGAAAAATTCTATTCAGGATTCGGAGGATTCGTGTGAAGTATCTCCGTTCGCACGGTTTCGCATGGATTACCTGACGGGCGACATTTCCGGGACTGGAAGTTCCTTTTTCTCGAGGCATTGATTTAATATACCGCATACCCGTGACAGCAAACAGTCGTACGGTTTATCTTCGGGGCAGTTTGTACAAAAACGGTGCAAAAGCTGGAGACCTCCGTTCGCCTTTATGGCTTTTCTTCCTGATTCTGTATACCcgtgaaaatgacaaaatacACGTGCCCGTACGAATATGAAAAACTCTATAAAAATTGTCGCCTGCGACTTACTAATCACGCAGATATGTTGTAACGTATTCAGACAATAACTGGAAATTTTCAGCCGATTCGGACCGTCGAATCGTTCCCACCTTTCGAACATTCTCATCAAGAGATTGACGAGACCAATTCTAACAAATTTCGTACAGCATAATTCTGAAATAACACGAGACTATGAAGTATTCATACGATATTACagaagaaccaaaaataaataatccaaGATCGAGAATCGATATTTCGTAAACGGATGATCTCGTCACTTCGTTAACGTACTGCTGACCGTAAAATGTTTAAAACATTCGAGCAATATCCTCAGTTTAATGTGGGGCGAGTAGCCGACGCAGACAAATGTCTTCTCCAACGTATAGACGATTCCATCTTTTACCAATACCTGAAGAGTCAACGCTGAAACGAGTCAAAGACAATGGGAAATCTTCAGTCATTATGGCTCGTCCGCTTTGGCGGGGTCGGTCATTTTGAACTTACAATTTTTCGCCAGACTTTTTATCATAAGCAACAATGGAAACAACATTTTCCCGTGATTGTAGTTGAGCTTCAATAACGAGTGGAACATTTTCGTTCCATTGAGCAGTCTCActttggttgaaaatttttgatcttttTGGGAAACCTAACGAACAGATACAAGACAGACATTTGGGTTCTAAGTCGACTGATCTTCCTTCGCGATCTTTCCACTTTCGAATTCACCTGTCCCAAAATCCACACTATTTCGTGCATCAAAACCTCCGTCACAATGGCTTCTCTGTGTTGCAAGGCACCCAGCAAGCGTATCAAAACTTGCGTACCACCCAAGTTTATTAGTTGCGAAACAGCCAGCTTGCTGTTGTTCCCTGCAAAAATCAGGATCTTTGTCAAGTTATCCGCAAGACTGTCGGTGAAGGTCGACGGTTCAGCTTCACCGCAACCGCCGCTCATTCCTCTTACTAATTGTATTCCGGTTTTTGCATCCCTTAGATTTTGTCTTGCCAATTCTCGGCGATATACATTCGTGGAGAATTCCAGCTATACTGCAGTTGACGATGTGGTCTTTGCAACTCTGTGAAATACCGATAAAACACATTTATGTGAAACGTTTCACTAGAAAACGCCTAGAAGACATGCAAGCCAAATGCCGGAGGGAATCGATCCGAAGAAAGCTGTGCCGCGCGGTGGGCGTTAAATTTCCACCAGAATCGGAATCGCCTCTCCGTGTAAATGACTAGCTTTTCGAGAGGGAACTCATAATACTCTTTTCGAAGCGAGGAAATCGGTCGCGAGTTCAAATATATCCGCGGCCAGCGCTGGAACGTGCAACAGTTTATCGAGGAACGTTGGAGGTTCTATCATTGACCGACGCTGTAGGACGAAGTGCTCGGCACGAAGGTGCACACGTCGAAATGCGGATGCGAATACAAAACTGCTGACATGATGTCGACGTGCTCGATTTGTCGCTTTAACGGGGTTACTTCGATCATTTCCGAAGATCGTACCGTTCGCGGAGTGtcggaaattgaataaaattcatttccggGATGGTAACCGATACGCAGAGAATGTTCTGCAATCGCGTGCCACGATAACCTGTCGTGAAAACGAGGACGAATTCGATAAACTGAAATGTGTATCccagaaaattatcatcgatcGCGCCAACTTCTGCGACGACGAGTCTCGAgggatcgttttttttttttcaaacgccgAGCAAACTGCTCAGCATGTACAGGGAATTTTCTCTGCggcaatttttgaaattaacaGTTCACGAAAAGACCGCATTTAATAATCGATCTCTGCGAAAAGTATGTAGATGTTACGGTTTATTTTTAGACGAGGGTTCATTGCGCCGGTTTATGAATCTGACTGTGCAAAACGCGACTCGTTGTAAACGAAAAGGGTTCAATAGTTACcagtttttcgtttcacgaGTTTCGTGAAGTTTTTGGAAACTTTGCTCAATCCTCATTTTATACGATGCTCTGATTTTACACGATTCTTGAATAGCGTAGGTTGACGCCATCGAgcattgataaaattaatttgcaCGAATTTGATATCGTCTAACATTTCCCGAATCGAGTGCCaaaattttacgatatttCTGAATTAAGGATTCAGCAGGGGTGATTCTTTAAAACGCACGTAGCTAATAGGAAAGGTGATCTGAATTACCTCCAAAATTCTCACAAATATTTCGATAATGTTCAAGTTCTTTCGCCACAGCTTTTCCAAGATTCTTTCTCTAGTCCGCCGATCTGTAAACATCATTGAACTGCTTTGTTATGGTCACCAATGAcaattctcgaaaaaaaagaattatgcaATTAATTCAATCTCGGCTCAAAACTCAGGCCCACGGAGATAAGAAAATTTGACACTTATTAAAGGGAAATAATACGATAGCGATTTTGAATGGATGACCCCTTGAAATAATGGgttgttataaatttataatacatattaaATTGCCGCTTAGCGACAACCAATTTTAGCAACGACCTGACACACTGCCAGACTCATAGATTTCTGGATTTTCGCCAGGATCTAATCTGTCAGGATTACAAAATCATTACGTAACAAAAAAGACACACGTATTACTGTTCGGTAcgcgagtttttttgtttgttttttttccatctctttttctttttcttataatACAAGATTTTACGCAAATAAACTAGCACAGATGGGTCATTATTCGGGAAAAACACTAATTTCACTGTCTCGATGTGGGGCCGAGTACGCCGGAATAAAATCGAGGTctaagaaaaatgataatgagcAAAACGCTCTTCTCACATTATCTTTAGTCGGTTCAACTCACGAACAGCTGTTATATAAAGATATCTAATCGTGGAAAAggtaataaaacgaaaactatagaaaataaaaaactcacACCTCATTTCCGGAATGAGTTTAGTTTAGTTTTGAAtaggagcaagaaaaaaaaagatcgtccCGGTTTTTGAACAGTACAAACGTTCGTTAAGCACGCTGTGTGGCGAGTGTGTGGTGAATCGCTCAAGTTTACTTGTTTacccaatttttttacaccccCCAATTTTTGACAGTCAAGTTTCGTGTCTATTGCCAATTATAATTCCACATCTCGCGTGCAAGATTTCAATGACAGTGTCGATGGAAGAGAAATGTTGCAActgaaggaagaagaagaactcgAATAGTAAGGAATACAAAATATCGTTTCGCGTTTCAATTCATACCCGGGGACGTGACTCGTCCGTGAATTTTTCCGGCAATCGATCGCAAAGTTTCCACACCTTCCTGGGGCTTGAAGGAACCTATTCTTAACTTTTCAATTAGAGCGTCGTCTATCGCCTCCTCCATGGTTTTGTTGGTGGCAAGCGGTACgctacaaaaaattattcaagtttAGCATCGAGTGAACAACTTTCTGGAGTTGTCGATGAAGCAAAGTCAAATATAAATGAACAACTTCGAGCAGAGGACAGCATCAAAGCGTTTATCTACGAATTACGCTTCCCATATCAGGTTACTCGGCGAGTGAAATGAGCGACAGAATGGTCCCGACCATAATCTAACGCCGGTGTAAATAGAAAGCATGAATGAAAGACCTTTGACATTTTGCCAATATTGACTTCATGGTTTTATTACGGACGTTGGTATATCGGTGAAGTTCGTGACGTATATTACACACCCACGGTGGTGTAATAATTTCTACGTCGATACACATGGATCGAGCTTCAAATCCACTTCTCAACTTCCAGTGTATGAAACTGCGCCGATCTTGGAACGCGGGACGAgtataaattatgaaaaattaacagaaaatttcaaaaattaaacgatCGAGATTTCACTTTTTATCATTAAAAACCGATATTTACTCATTCGAAGCGACGTCCTCCGGTTCGTTGTCTTCGGTGAACTCCATGAATTCCATCATCGGGTGAAGATTTTCTTTGTTCACCGTGCCGTTGCTAGATCCATTGTCTCCGATTTCCTTCATATTTTCAGCCCCTGCCCCGCCCCGCAATCACTAAACAACACAAATATCTGCGCCtgctcgaatttttcgaactcgTGCAACTGGAAAATCGCCGCGGTTTTCGCGTATGGCGCTGTTCTGACACGTGCGGGAGGATGGATTGAATAAAAGACGAGAATAAATTCCCGAGTAACCTTCGCAAACCGAACTGACTTCGTTCACGGAAGACTTCGGGGCGCGGTTCTCCAAGACCTAGTTCGTATATTGCTCATCATATGTCCCCCCGATAA from Athalia rosae chromosome 6, iyAthRosa1.1, whole genome shotgun sequence carries:
- the LOC105683148 gene encoding cytosolic carboxypeptidase 1-like isoform X5 produces the protein MNRRTRERILEKLWRKNLNIIEIFVRILESCKDHIVNCSIAGILHECISPRIGKTKSKGCKNRNTIRNNSKLAVSQLINLGGTQVLIRLLGALQHREAIVTEVLMHEIVWILGQVSQKDQKFSTKVRLLNGTKMFHSLLKLNYNHGKMLFPLLLMIKSLAKNSLTLQVLVKDGIVYTLEKTFVCVGYSPHIKLRILLECFKHFTVSKLCCTKFVRIGLVNLLMRMFERWERFDGPNRLKISSYCLNTLQHICVISKSQATIFIEFFIFVRARVFCHFHGYTESGRKAIKANGGLQLLHRFCTNCPEDKPYDCLLSRVCGILNQCLEKKELPVPEMSPVRFVLPEPKVRITNSVESESDADSQMNSVASLGRLCSDIGSCDDDDDDDDDESEDNSCKPRRKQINNRPDENEESKFFADVTSSQRSEEDLVAYKSFFREFGSLQVQLTASAGTAPEASNESSGDSPGNLIPKSSKMKTNLAEGPGKTVENGSNKSGQAGVVDGLKTFENMSPHVSEQHAYCTVASTVKSVITFLKVAYPDLVGGCGLGKAAPLNGKDRKVCRSKLLTCVDRGLHPGTLMQETCYDFDQVAVSFSVQSGVGAPQRLLCNRDEKRVGKRSSESKQLQFESRFESGNLRKAVQIGSSEYDLILTPDVNGISRHQWFYFEVSNMESNVPYTFNIINCEKANSQFNFGMQPILFSVKEAQLGRAGWVRTGTDICYYRNCYRRPGKEKNYYTTSFTVTFQHSYDVCYLAYHFPYTYSQLMANIWRWSRKLQSSSIYFRAESLCDTLNGNQNPLLTITAPDSKSNPIQKRKIIFLSSRVHPGESNASWVMHGTLEALIGNSIYANSLRDDYVFKVVPMLNIEGVVNGCNRHGLTNEDLNRRWSDPHPVLHPVIFHTKGLMEYCTRVIRNPPQVFVDYHGHSRRKNVFLFGCSQSGSWSAADRAKTDDPVQYLMLPHLMQKTCSAFALPLCSFKVERSKESTARVAVWRQLGVSRSYTMESSFCGCDQGALAGFHLDTEHLKEIGRDFCQALSMMKEAGEGWTVDKSEMESCCPLKCILKAARKPQKCIQDKQAKQHIMGIP
- the LOC105683148 gene encoding cytosolic carboxypeptidase 1-like isoform X1, whose amino-acid sequence is MNRRSFIHWKLRSGFEARSMCIDVEIITPPWVCNIRHELHRYTNVRNKTMKSILAKCQSVPLATNKTMEEAIDDALIEKLRIGSFKPQEGVETLRSIAGKIHGRVTSPDRRTRERILEKLWRKNLNIIEIFVRILESCKDHIVNCSIAGILHECISPRIGKTKSKGCKNRNTIRNNSKLAVSQLINLGGTQVLIRLLGALQHREAIVTEVLMHEIVWILGQVSQKDQKFSTKVRLLNGTKMFHSLLKLNYNHGKMLFPLLLMIKSLAKNSLTLQVLVKDGIVYTLEKTFVCVGYSPHIKLRILLECFKHFTVSKLCCTKFVRIGLVNLLMRMFERWERFDGPNRLKISSYCLNTLQHICVISKSQATIFIEFFIFVRARVFCHFHGYTESGRKAIKANGGLQLLHRFCTNCPEDKPYDCLLSRVCGILNQCLEKKELPVPEMSPVRFVLPEPKVRITNSVESESDADSQMNSVASLGRLCSDIGSCDDDDDDDDDESEDNSCKPRRKQINNRPDENEESKFFADVTSSQRSEEDLVAYKSFFREFGSLQVQLTASAGTAPEASNESSGDSPGNLIPKSSKMKTNLAEGPGKTVENGSNKSGQAGVVDGLKTFENMSPHVSEQHAYCTVASTVKSVITFLKVAYPDLVGGCGLGKAAPLNGKDRKVCRSKLLTCVDRGLHPGTLMQETCYDFDQVAVSFSVQSGVGAPQRLLCNRDEKRVGKRSSESKQLQFESRFESGNLRKAVQIGSSEYDLILTPDVNGISRHQWFYFEVSNMESNVPYTFNIINCEKANSQFNFGMQPILFSVKEAQLGRAGWVRTGTDICYYRNCYRRPGKEKNYYTTSFTVTFQHSYDVCYLAYHFPYTYSQLMANIWRWSRKLQSSSIYFRAESLCDTLNGNQNPLLTITAPDSKSNPIQKRKIIFLSSRVHPGESNASWVMHGTLEALIGNSIYANSLRDDYVFKVVPMLNIEGVVNGCNRHGLTNEDLNRRWSDPHPVLHPVIFHTKGLMEYCTRVIRNPPQVFVDYHGHSRRKNVFLFGCSQSGSWSAADRAKTDDPVQYLMLPHLMQKTCSAFALPLCSFKVERSKESTARVAVWRQLGVSRSYTMESSFCGCDQGALAGFHLDTEHLKEIGRDFCQALSMMKEAGEGWTVDKSEMESCCPLKCILKAARKPQKCIQDKQAKQHIMGIP
- the LOC105683148 gene encoding cytosolic carboxypeptidase 1-like isoform X6, with protein sequence MHEIVWILGQVSQKDQKFSTKVRLLNGTKMFHSLLKLNYNHGKMLFPLLLMIKSLAKNSLTLQVLVKDGIVYTLEKTFVCVGYSPHIKLRILLECFKHFTVSKLCCTKFVRIGLVNLLMRMFERWERFDGPNRLKISSYCLNTLQHICVISKSQATIFIEFFIFVRARVFCHFHGYTESGRKAIKANGGLQLLHRFCTNCPEDKPYDCLLSRVCGILNQCLEKKELPVPEMSPVRFVLPEPKVRITNSVESESDADSQMNSVASLGRLCSDIGSCDDDDDDDDDESEDNSCKPRRKQINNRPDENEESKFFADVTSSQRSEEDLVAYKSFFREFGSLQVQLTASAGTAPEASNESSGDSPGNLIPKSSKMKTNLAEGPGKTVENGSNKSGQAGVVDGLKTFENMSPHVSEQHAYCTVASTVKSVITFLKVAYPDLVGGCGLGKAAPLNGKDRKVCRSKLLTCVDRGLHPGTLMQETCYDFDQVAVSFSVQSGVGAPQRLLCNRDEKRVGKRSSESKQLQFESRFESGNLRKAVQIGSSEYDLILTPDVNGISRHQWFYFEVSNMESNVPYTFNIINCEKANSQFNFGMQPILFSVKEAQLGRAGWVRTGTDICYYRNCYRRPGKEKNYYTTSFTVTFQHSYDVCYLAYHFPYTYSQLMANIWRWSRKLQSSSIYFRAESLCDTLNGNQNPLLTITAPDSKSNPIQKRKIIFLSSRVHPGESNASWVMHGTLEALIGNSIYANSLRDDYVFKVVPMLNIEGVVNGCNRHGLTNEDLNRRWSDPHPVLHPVIFHTKGLMEYCTRVIRNPPQVFVDYHGHSRRKNVFLFGCSQSGSWSAADRAKTDDPVQYLMLPHLMQKTCSAFALPLCSFKVERSKESTARVAVWRQLGVSRSYTMESSFCGCDQGALAGFHLDTEHLKEIGRDFCQALSMMKEAGEGWTVDKSEMESCCPLKCILKAARKPQKCIQDKQAKQHIMGIP
- the LOC105683148 gene encoding cytosolic carboxypeptidase 1-like isoform X2, which encodes MNRRSFIHWKLRSGFEARSMCIDVEIITPPWVCNIRHELHRYTNVRNKTMKSILAKCQSVPLATNKTMEEAIDDALIEKLRIGSFKPQEGVETLRSIAGKIHGRVTSPDRRTRERILEKLWRKNLNIIEIFVRILESCKDHIVNCSIAGILHECISPRIGKTKSKGCKNRNTIRNNSKLAVSQLINLGGTQVLIRLLGALQHREAIVTEVLMHEIVWILGQVSQKDQKFSTKVRLLNGTKMFHSLLKLNYNHGKMLFPLLLMIKSLAKNSLTLQVLVKDGIVYTLEKTFVCVGYSPHIKLRILLECFKHFTVSKLCCTKFVRIGLVNLLMRMFERWERFDGPNRLKISSYCLNTLQHICVISKSQATIFIEFFIFVRARVFCHFHGYTESGRKAIKANGGLQLLHRFCTNCPEDKPYDCLLSRVCGILNQCLEKKELPVPEMSPVRFVLPEPKVRITNSVESESDADSQMNSVASLGRLCSDIGSCDDDDDDDDDESEDNSCKPRRKQINNRPDENEESKFFADVTSSQRSEEDLVAYKSFFREFGSLQVQLTASAGTAPEASNESSGDSPGNLIPKSSKMKTNLAEGPGKTVENGSNKSGQAGVVDGLKTFENMSPHVSEQHAYCTVASTVKSVITFLKVAYPDLVGGCGLGKAAPLNGKDRKVCRSKLLTCVDRGLHPGTLMQETCYDFDQVAVSFSVQSGVGAPQRLLCNRDEKRVGKRSSESKQLQFESRFESGNLRKAVQIGSSEYDLILTPDVNGISRHQWFYFEVSNMESNVPYTFNIINCEKANSQFNFGMQPILFSVKEAQLGRAGWVRTGTDICYYRNCYRRPGKEKNYYTTSFTVTFQHSYDVCYLAYHFPYTYSQLMANIWRWSRKLQSSSIYFRAESLCDTLNGNQNPLLTITAPDSKSNPIQKRKIIFLSSRVHPGESNASWVMHGTLEALIGNSIYANSLRDDYVFKVVPMLNIEGVVNGCNRHGLTNEDLNRRWSDPHPVLHPVIFHTKGLMEYCTRVIRNPPQVFVDYHGHSRRKNVFLFGCSQSGSWSAADRAKTDDPVQYLMLPHLMQKTCSAFALPLCSFKVERSKESTARVAVWRQLGVSRSYTMESSFCGCDQGALAGFHLDTEHLKEIGRDFCQALSMMKEAGEGWTVDKMSTGSKDGGREQRCVADEITSSFDSDESDRFDD
- the LOC105683148 gene encoding cytosolic carboxypeptidase 1-like isoform X3 — its product is MKEIGDNGSSNGTVNKENLHPMMEFMEFTEDNEPEDVASNDVPLATNKTMEEAIDDALIEKLRIGSFKPQEGVETLRSIAGKIHGRVTSPDRRTRERILEKLWRKNLNIIEIFVRILESCKDHIVNCSIAGILHECISPRIGKTKSKGCKNRNTIRNNSKLAVSQLINLGGTQVLIRLLGALQHREAIVTEVLMHEIVWILGQVSQKDQKFSTKVRLLNGTKMFHSLLKLNYNHGKMLFPLLLMIKSLAKNSLTLQVLVKDGIVYTLEKTFVCVGYSPHIKLRILLECFKHFTVSKLCCTKFVRIGLVNLLMRMFERWERFDGPNRLKISSYCLNTLQHICVISKSQATIFIEFFIFVRARVFCHFHGYTESGRKAIKANGGLQLLHRFCTNCPEDKPYDCLLSRVCGILNQCLEKKELPVPEMSPVRFVLPEPKVRITNSVESESDADSQMNSVASLGRLCSDIGSCDDDDDDDDDESEDNSCKPRRKQINNRPDENEESKFFADVTSSQRSEEDLVAYKSFFREFGSLQVQLTASAGTAPEASNESSGDSPGNLIPKSSKMKTNLAEGPGKTVENGSNKSGQAGVVDGLKTFENMSPHVSEQHAYCTVASTVKSVITFLKVAYPDLVGGCGLGKAAPLNGKDRKVCRSKLLTCVDRGLHPGTLMQETCYDFDQVAVSFSVQSGVGAPQRLLCNRDEKRVGKRSSESKQLQFESRFESGNLRKAVQIGSSEYDLILTPDVNGISRHQWFYFEVSNMESNVPYTFNIINCEKANSQFNFGMQPILFSVKEAQLGRAGWVRTGTDICYYRNCYRRPGKEKNYYTTSFTVTFQHSYDVCYLAYHFPYTYSQLMANIWRWSRKLQSSSIYFRAESLCDTLNGNQNPLLTITAPDSKSNPIQKRKIIFLSSRVHPGESNASWVMHGTLEALIGNSIYANSLRDDYVFKVVPMLNIEGVVNGCNRHGLTNEDLNRRWSDPHPVLHPVIFHTKGLMEYCTRVIRNPPQVFVDYHGHSRRKNVFLFGCSQSGSWSAADRAKTDDPVQYLMLPHLMQKTCSAFALPLCSFKVERSKESTARVAVWRQLGVSRSYTMESSFCGCDQGALAGFHLDTEHLKEIGRDFCQALSMMKEAGEGWTVDKSEMESCCPLKCILKAARKPQKCIQDKQAKQHIMGIP